From the genome of Lotus japonicus ecotype B-129 chromosome 6, LjGifu_v1.2, one region includes:
- the LOC130723956 gene encoding probable aspartic proteinase GIP2 yields MSSSSAIHCFLLLSIALFSICYFPPTSHALKIIPRSFILPIKKDPATNLFYTSLGIGTPRQDFNLAVDLIGENLWYDCNTNYNSSTYHPIACGAKRCPDVACIGCNGPYKPGCTNNTCPANAINSLAKFIFGGGLGEDLIFFSKLQVPGLLSGCIDTDGYPSFTGEDSPLNGLPKSTRGIIGLARSQLALPLQLAEANKLPAKFSLCLPSSNKQGFTNLLASGKQQHPLEVSKSVKFQTTPLIVNPVATGAVSVQGEPSKEYFIDVKSVKIDGKVVNLKPSLLSIDQKKGSGGTKISTISPFTELQSTVYKTFIKDYIKKASDRKLKRVAAVAPFEVCFDSTTIGNSVTGLVVPTIDLVLPGGVQWKILGANSMMMVKKNVACLAIVDGGTKPRMSFAKAAIVIGGHQLVDNLLEFDLASSKLSFSSSLLLHNSTCS; encoded by the coding sequence atgtcttcttcttctgcaatCCATTGCTTTCTTCTCCTCTCAATAGCCCTTTTCTCTATCTGCTACTTCCCACCAACATCACATGCTCTCAAAATCATTCCACGCTCCTTCATCCTCCCCATAAAAAAAGACCCTGCCACCAACCTCTTCTACACTTCACTTGGCATCGGAACACCTCGACAAGACTTCAACCTCGCCGTTGATCTTATCGGAGAGAATCTCTGGTACGACTGCAACACTAACTACAACTCCTCAACTTACCATCCAATCGCTTGTGGCGCAAAGAGATGCCCTGACGTTGCATGCATTGGCTGCAATGGCCCCTACAAACCAGGTTGCACAAACAACACATGCCCTGCTAATGCAATCAACTCATTAGCCAAATTCATCTTTGGTGGTGGCCTTGGTGAAGATCTCATCTTCTTTTCAAAGTTGCAGGTTCCTGGTTTGCTTTCTGGTTGCATTGACACTGATGGGTACCCATCATTCACTGGAGAAGATTCACCATTAAACGGGTTGCCTAAAAGCACCAGAGGAATCATAGGCCTAGCTAGATCACAACTTGCTCTGCCATTACAGCTTGCAGAGGCTAACAAGCTTCCTGCAAAATTTTCACTCTGTTTGCCTTCTTCAAACAAGCAAGGATTCACAAACTTGCTTGCATCTGGCAAACAACAACATCCTTTGGAGGTTTCTAAATCTGTTAAATTTCAAACAACACCACTCATTGTGAACCCTGTTGCCACAGGTGCAGTATCTGTGCAGGGTGAGCCTTCCAAGGAATATTTCATTGATGTGAAATCAGTGAAGATTGatggcaaagttgtgaacctgAAGCCTTCCCTGTTGTCAATTGATCAAAAAAAGGGAAgtggagggaccaaaatcagCACCATTAGTCCTTTCACTGAGCTACAAAGCACTGTCTACAAAACCTTCATTAAAGATTACATCAAGAAGGCTTCAGATAGAAAGCTGAAGAGAGTTGCAGCAGTGGCACCCTTTGAGGTGTGCTTCGATTCAACCACCATTGGGAACTCTGTCACTGGACTGGTTGTGCCAACTATTGATCTTGTGCTTCCAGGGGGTGTGCAGTGGAAAATTCTTGGAGCTAATTCAATgatgatggtgaagaagaatgtagcatGTCTTGCAATTGTTGATGGAGGGACCAAACCAAGAATGTCGTTTGCTAAAGCTGCAATTGTTATTGGTGGACATCAATTGGTGGATAATCTCTTGGAGTTTGATCTGGCTTCTTCCAAATTAAGCTTCAGCTCCTCACTTTTGCTCCATAATTCCACCTGTTCCTAG
- the LOC130723826 gene encoding probable aspartic proteinase GIP2 — protein sequence MASSSSAIHCFLLLSIALFSVCHFPTTSQALKIIPRSFILPIKKDPATNLFYTSLGVGTPRQNFNLAIDLAGETLWYESDTHYNSSSYRPIQCGSKRCTETICANCSGPFKPGCTNNTCLASTTNTLSKFIFGGTLGEDTIFFSKFQLPGLLAGYFDTDKLSPFFIGDNSPFFGLPKTTKGIIGLARSQLALPLQLAEANKLPAKFSLCLPSSSNKQGFTNLLMNHVEEHYKSVEFQTTPLIVNPVATGAVTIPGGASQEYFIDVKSVLINGNVLNLKPSMLSIDKKGNGGTKISTISAFTELQSSVYRIFIREYLKAASDSKLKRVAAVAPFEACYDSTTIFNTLAGLNVPTIDLVMQGGAQWKILGANAMVMVKKNVACLAIVDGGTEPRMSAVKASIVVGAHQLEDNLLVFDLASSKLSFSSTLLLYSLSCSSSS from the coding sequence atggcttcttcttcttctgctatcCATTGCTTCCTTCTCCTCTCAATAGCCCTTTTCTCAGTTTGCCACTTCCCAACAACATCACAAGCTCTCAAAATCATTCCACGTTCTTTTATCCTTCCCATAAAAAAAGACCCTGCCACCAACCTCTTCTACACTTCACTTGGAGTAGGAACTCCTCGCCAAAACTTCAATCTTGCCATTGATCTTGCAGGAGAAACCCTCTGGTACGAATCTGACACTCATTACAACTCATCCTCTTACCGTCCAATCCAGTGTGGCTCAAAAAGATGCACTGAAACCATATGTGCTAACTGCAGTGGCCCCTTCAAACCAGGTTGCACAAACAACACATGTCTTGCTAGTACAACCAACACATTATCCAAATTCATTTTTGGTGGTACCCTTGGTGAGGATACCATCttcttttcaaaattccaaCTGCCTGGTTTGCTTGCTGGCTACTTTGACACTGATAAGTTGTCACCATTCTTCATTGGTGACAATTCACCATTTTTTGGGTTACCCAAAACCACCAAAGGAATCATAGGCCTTGCAAGATCACAACTTGCTCTGCCATTACAGCTTgcagaggcaaacaagcttccTGCAAAATTTTCCCTCTgtttgccttcttcatcaaacAAGCAAGGATTCACCAACTTGCTTATGAATCATGTGGAAGAACATTATAAATCTGTTGAATTTCAAACCACACCACTCATTGTGAACCCTGTTGCCACAGGTGCAGTGACTATTCCGGGTGGTGCTTCACAGGAATACTTCATTGATGTGAAATCAGTGTTGATCAATGGCAATGTTTTGAACTTGAAGCCTTCCATGCTGTCAATTGACAAAAAGGGAAATGGGGGCACCAAAATCAGCACCATCAGTGCTTTCACTGAGCTACAAAGCTCTGTATACAGAATCTTCATTCGAGAATACCTCAAGGCTGCTTCTGATAGTAAGCTAAAGAGAGTGGCGGCAGTGGCACCCTTTGAGGCTTGTTACGATTCAACCACCATTTTTAATACTTTAGCTGGACTTAATGTGCCAACAATTGATCTAGTGATGCAAGGGGGAGCGCAGTGGAAGATTCTTGGAGCCAATGCgatggtgatggtgaagaagaatgtagcatGTCTGGCAATTGTTGATGGAGGGACAGAACCAAGAATGTCAGCTGTTAAAGCTTCCATTGTTGTTGGTGCACATCAGTTGGAGGATAATCTCTTGGTGTTTGATCTGGCTTCTTCCAAATTAAGCTTCAGCTCAACACTTTTGCTATACAGTTTGAGCTGTTCCTCTTCCTCCTGA
- the LOC130722803 gene encoding probable aspartic proteinase GIP2, producing MTYSSVIHFFLFSIALFSVPCLSISHSPNSKPHPFLLPIKKDPATNVFYTSIGIGTPQQNFNVAIDLAGENLWYECNNHYNSSSFHPIICESNKCPKNTHACSFCQGQFRPGCTNNTCGTTNYNPLAQVLFPGDLAEDVVSISQNQVFGVSSGCTNSDGFNGLLEKLPKSSQGIIGLARSQLALPTQLALLKKLPPKFSLCLPSSNNIGFTNLLIGTEEHPLSKYMQTTPLILNPVDTGPEFEEGVPSTEHFIDVTSVKIDGQVVNLKPSLLSIKKDGNGGTRMSTMTRFAELQSSVYKPFILDFIKKASDRRMKRVASVAPFEACFDVTTIGNSRTGLAVPSIDLVLRGGAVWTIHGANSMVMVKKNVACLGFVDGGTIGTMSFVKASIVLGAHQLEENLLMFDLASNKFSFSSSLLLHNASCSNF from the coding sequence ATGACTTATTCTTCTGTGAttcatttctttctcttctccatAGCCCTTTTCTCAGTTCCCTGCTTATCAATCTCACattctccaaattccaaaccacaCCCCTTTCTCCTTCCCATTAAAAAAGACCCAGCAACCAATGTGTTCTACACTTCAATTGGCATAGGAACTCCACAACAAAACTTCAATGTAGCCATTGATCTTGCTGGAGAAAACTTGTGGTACGAATGCAACAATCACTACAACTCATCATCTTTTCATCCAATCATTTGTGAATCCAACAAATGCCCCAAAAACACTCATGCATGCAGTTTTTGCCAAGGCCAATTCAGACCAGGTTGCACAAACAACACATGTGGCACCACCAATTACAACCCCTTAGCTCAAGTCTTATTCCCTGGAGACCTCGCTGAGGATGTCGTGTCCATTTCTCAAAATCAAGTGTTTGGTGTTTCCTCTGGCTGCACTAACTCTGATGGCTTCAATGGGCTCCTTGAAAAATTACCCAAAAGCAGCCAAGGGATTATAGGCCTTGCAAGGTCACAACTTGCTTTGCCAACACAACTTGCATTGTTGAAGAAGCTTCCTCCTAAGTTTTCTCTCTGTTTACCTTCTTCAAACAACATAGGATTCACAAACTTGCTCATTGGAACAGAGGAACATCCTCTGTCCAAATATATGCAAACCACTCCTCTGATTTTGAATCCTGTTGACACTGGTCCAGAATTTGAGGAGGGTGTTCCCTCAACAGAACACTTCATTGACGTGACATCAGTTAAGATTGATGGCCAAGTTGTGAACCTGAAGCCTTCCCTTTTATCCATTAAGAAAGATGGCAATGGGGGTACTAGAATGAGCACCATGACTCGTTTTGCTGAATTACAAAGCTCTGTATACAAACCCTTCATTCTAGATTTTATTAAGAAGGCTTCTGATAGAAGAATGAAGAGAGTGGCATCAGTGGCACCATTTGAGGCATGTTTTGATGTAACAACAATTGGCAATTCTAGAACTGGACTTGCTGTGCCAAGTATTGATCTTGTGCTGCGAGGTGGAGCGGTGTGGACTATTCATGGAGCCAATTCCatggtgatggtgaagaagaatgTGGCGTGTCTTGGATTTGTTGATGGAGGGACAATAGGAACAATGTCGTTTGTTAAAGCCTCGATTGTTCTTGGTGCTCATCAGTTGGAGGAAAATCTTTTGATGTTTGATCTAGCTTCCAACAAATTCAGCTTCAGCTCCTCGCTTTTGCTCCACAATGCAAGCTGTTCCAACTTTTGA
- the LOC130722804 gene encoding probable aspartic proteinase GIP2 — MASSSSSLLLLLCFSILSLVSSSPISLLLPITKDHSTLQYLTTLSTGTPSAPTNLVLDLGGSLPWFDCASRHTPSSSLRTIPHRSLQCLTHQTQTSQTWLKTVADADQHHPCQIISENTITGKTSAEGELVEDLVELGSQIPLLFTCSPTLLLNGLARTASGMVGFGRSRASFSTQFFNSFNAKRKITLCLSSSSGVVLLGGGLAYESEILRSLTFTPLINEPTSQEHLISVNSIKIGGRRVSFNTASEGRNRGTLLSSVVPYTTMQSSVYATFESAYLRAAEAMNMTRVSPVGQFGLCFSSGGVGSSPVGPDVPVIELVLQSEMVKWRIYGRNSMVKVNSDVMCLGFLDGGVNQRNPIVIGGYQLEDVLVQFDFETSMVGFSSSLLMRQSSCSNFRFGSGTAQSA, encoded by the coding sequence atggcttcttcttcttcttctctccttcTTCTACTCTGTTTCTCAATCCTCTcccttgtttcttcttctccaaTTTCCCTCCTCCTCCCAATCACAAAAGACCATTCAACGCTCCAGTATCTCACCACACTTTCCACCGGCACCCCTTCTGCCCCCACCAATCTCGTTCTCGACCTCGGAGGCTCCCTCCCCTGGTTCGACTGTGCTTCCAGACACaccccttcttcttctcttcgcACCATCCCTCACCGTTCCCTTCAATGCCTCACCCACCAAACTCAAACTTCTCAAACATGGCTCAAAACTGTTGCAGATGCAGATCAACACCACCCATGTCAAATCATCTCAGAAAACACCATCACAGGGAAAACAAGCGCAGAAGGTGAGCTTGTAGAAGATCTCGTTGAACTTGGAAGTCAGATTCCGCTACTCTTCACCTGTTCACCTACCCTGCTTCTGAATGGCTTGGCAAGAACTGCTTCTGGCATGGTTGGGTTTGGAAGATCTCGTGCTTCTTTCTCGACACAGTTCTTCAACTCGTTCAACGCAAAGAGGAAGATCACTCTCtgcctctcttcttcctctgggGTTGTTCTGCTTGGTGGTGGATTGGCCTATGAATCTGAGATTCTCAGATCTCTGACATTCACGCCTCTAATCAACGAACCCACTTCACAGGAACATTTGATCAGCGtgaactcgatcaaaatcggtgGAAGGAGAGTTTCTTTCAACACCGCATCGGAGGGAAGAAACAGAGGGACTCTGTTGAGCTCTGTTGTGCCTTACACGACGATGCAGAGTTCGGTCTATGCTACCTTCGAGAGTGCTTATCTGAGAGCTGCTGAGGCCATGAACATGACTAGAGTTTCTCCGGTGGGGCAATTTGGGCTGTGTTTTAGCTCCGGCGGCGTTGGAAGCTCGCCGGTTGGGCCTGACGTGCCGGTGATTGAGCTTGTGTTGCAGAGTGAGATGGTGAAGTGGAGGATTTATGGGAGGAACTCGATGGTGAAGGTGAACAGTGATGTTATGTGCTTGGGGTTCTTGGATGGTGGTGTGAACCAGAGGAATCCTATTGTGATTGGAGGGTATCAATTGGAGGATGTGTTGGTTCAGTTTGATTTTGAAACTTCCATGGTTGGATTTAGTTCTTCTCTTTTGATGAGGCAGAGTAGTTGCTCTAATTTCAGATTTGGGTCTGGGACTGCCCAATCGGCTTGA
- the LOC130724474 gene encoding probable aspartic proteinase GIP2: MAFASYFLLFHTLIIPFIYPSIASTFHPNALVLPVTRDPATNQYVTLLHQRTPLVPVKLTLDLSGQFLWVDCEEGYVSSTYHPAHCHTPQCSITRSKSCVDCYLSKPGCNINTCNLFPNNIFTHTNQIGEVALDVVAVHSTDGSNPGKMVIVPNFLFTCGRTNLLKGLASGVKGMAGLGRNNEISVPSIFSSAFNFSKKFAICLSSSTKSSGVLFFGDGPYVFLPGVDVSKSLIYTPLITNPDNSAGPIFHGRPAAEYFIGVKGIRINEKLIQLNTSLLSIGDEGEGGTKISTVNPYTTMETSIYHAFVNAFANELEDVPQEKPIAPFKLCFNSKNLEVPAIDFVLQGKGVFWRILGGNSMVQVSREVSCLAFVDGGIDATTSIVIGGYQLEDNLLQFDLVNSRLGFSSSLLLTQTTCANFNFTSSA, encoded by the coding sequence ATGGCATTTGCTTCTTATTTCCTTCTCTTTCATACACTCATCATCCCCTTCATCTATCCCTCTATAGCCTCCACCTTCCACCCCAATGCACTTGTTCTTCCTGTCACAAGAGACCCGGCCACAAACCAATATGTTACATTGCTTCACCAGAGAACTCCTCTTGTTCCTGTCAAACTAACCTTAGATTTAAGTGGTCAATTCCTCTGGGTAGATTGTGAAGAGGGTTATGTCTCATCCACCTACCACCCTGCACACTGCCACACTCCCCAATGCTCCATCACAAGATCCAAATCATGTGTTGACTGCTATCTATCCAAGCCAGGATGCAACATCAACACATGTAACCTTTTCCCAAACAACATTTTCACTCACACCAATCAAATTGGTGAGGTTGCACTAGATGTTGTTGCTGTTCATTCAACTGATGGATCCAATCCTGGTAAGATGGTGATTGTGCCTAACTTTCTCTTCACATGTGGTCGCACAAATCTCTTGAAAGGTCTTGCTAGTGGAGTCAAAGGCATGGCAGGTCTTGGAAGGAACAATGAAATTTCAGTCCCTTCAATATTCTCCTCTGCTTTCAATTTCTCCAAAAAGTTTGCAATTTGCTTGAGTTCTTCAACTAAATCCAGTGGTGTGTTATTTTTTGGTGATGGCCCATATGTTTTTCTTCCTGGGGTTGATGTTTCCAAATCTCTCATCTACACTCCACTGATTACAAACCCTGATAACTCAGCAGGGCCTATTTTTCATGGAAGACCAGCTGCAGAATACTTCATTGGAGTGAAAGGTATTAGAATCAATGAGAAATTGATCCAATTAAACACATCCTTGTTGTCCATTGGTGATGAGGGAGAGGGTGGAACAAAAATTAGCACTGTGAATCCTTACACAACCATGGAAACATCTATCTACCATGCTTTTGTTAATGCATTTGCCAACGAACTTGAAGACGTTCCTCAAGAGAAGCCGATAGCGCCTTTCAAGCTATGTTTCAACTCCAAGAACTTGGAAGTGCCAGCAATTGACTTTGTGTTGCAGGGGAAGGGTGTCTTTTGGAGGATCTTGGGGGGAAACTCTATGGTCCAAGTGAGCAGAGAGGTTTCTTGTCTTGCATTTGTGGATGGAGGTATTGATGCAACCACTTCCATTGTTATTGGGGGATATCAGCTAGAAGACAATCTCTTGCAATTTGATTTGGTTAATTCAAGGCTTGGGTTTAGCTCCTCCCTTTTGTTGACACAAACTACATGTGCAAACTTCAACTTCACATCTAGCGCATAA
- the LOC130723823 gene encoding probable aspartic proteinase GIP2, whose protein sequence is MATSTTLQYFFLLCLLLFSVSPTLSNDEFPETGFITLPVKKDSATLQYYTSIGIGTPQNNMNLAIDLSGKFLWYDCDTHYDSSSYLPVPCDSQTCPQNSPCTECNGFPPKPGCTNNTCGLGITNPFADTVFSGDMGEDLLHMPPITVPRSFISGCADSDRFTTPLLSGLANGTKGILGLARSHIFSLPNQISSSYNVPPKFTLCLPSNNEGTGKIFITRRPFSPDPVTQIGLSANSQDESTTS, encoded by the exons ATGGCTACTTCCACTACTCTCCAATATTTCTTCCTCCTCTGTCTACTTCTTTTCTCAGTTTCACCCACCCTATCAAATGATGAATTCCCTGAAACCGGTTTTATCACCCTTCCTGTTAAGAAGGACTCAGCCACCCTTCAGTACTACACTTCAATTGGCATAGGAACTCCTCAAAATAACATGAACCTAGCCATTGATCTTTCAGGTAAATTCCTATGGTACGATTGTGACACTCATTATGATTCATCATCTTACCTTCCTGTCCCCTGTGACTCCCAAACCTGCCCTCAAAACTCCCCTTGCACTGAATGCAATGGTTTCCCTCCTAAGCCAGGCTGCACCAACAACACTTGTGGTCTTGGCATCACAAACCCCTTCGCCGACACGGTTTTCTCCGGCGACATGGGTGAAGATCTCTTACACATGCCCCCCATAACAGTCCCTCGCTCCTTCATTTCCGGCTGTGCAGACTCTGATAGATTCACCACCCCACTTCTCTCTGGCCTTGCCAATGGCACCAAAGGGATCCTTGGCCTTGCAAGGTCACATATTT tttcTTTACCAAATCAAATCTCATCCTCATACAATGTTCCTCCTAAGTTCACCCTTTGCTTACCTTCTAACAACGAAGGCACTGGGAAGATCTTCATTACTAGGAGACCATTTTCACCTGACCCTGTTACACAAATTGGACTATCTGCCAATTCCCAAGATGAATCTACTACATCTTAA